The Rhizobium viscosum genomic sequence GCGACCTTGCGGGCACGTGCCGTCATCTTGCCGAAAGCGCGCAGCATCGGCGGCAGATCCTTCGGACCGACAACCACGATCAGAACGACCGCGATAACCAAAAGTTCGGTCCAGCCAATATCGAACATGCAAGGCTCCTGAACGGGCGGCGCGGGGGCAGCGCCCTTTCCCGTACGTGATTACTTCGTTTCGTCGGCCTTGTGATCGACGGTCTTTGCTGCTTCCGGCGCGTCTTCGTCCGTCATGCCCTTCTTGAAGCTCTTGATGCCCTTGGCAACGTCGCCCATCAGTTCCGGGATCTTGCCGCGACCGAACAACAAAAGCACGATGGCCAGAACGATAAGCCAGTGCCACATGCTAAAAGAACCCATTACTCATACTCCCTGTTGCGATGTTCCCTCGATGTAAGAATTTCCGATACGGTTTCCAACATCAATCCTTCTGGATTGAGCTTAATGTCACGGTATCGGCCTTTGTGACAAGCCATTCGTCCATCGAAAAGTCGTGATTGACATTGTTTTGCGCGGGCGTGGCAAAAGCAAGACCAAGCTTCATCATTCCTCGGAAGCGCCGCCCGGGGCGAGCAGCCCAAGCTCTTCAAGGTCCAGTTGTGTAATCGGATCCTCGTCCTCCGTCAGTTCATCGTTCATGAGGGGTGACGGAATGTTGAAATTGGCGGGGATGCGGCCGGAGAGAAGGCCGGCGCCCTTCAGCTCTTCGAGACCCGGCAGATCGCGCAATTCCTCGAGGCCGAAATGGTCGAGGAAATCCCGTGTCGTGCCAAGCGTCACCGGCCGGCCCGGCGTGCGGCGGCGGCCACGGAAACGCACCCAGCCCGCCTCCATCAGCACGTCGAGTGTGCCGCGCGAGGTCTGAACACCTCTGATATCCTCGATCTCGGCGCGCGTCACCGGCTGGTGATAGGCGATGATCGCCAGCACTTCGAGGGCTGCACGGGAAAGCTTGCGGACCTCATTCTCATCGCGACGGATGAAGAAGGATAGATCGGCAGCGGTGCGGAAGGCCCAGGCATCATCGACCTGCACGAGGTTGACACCACGCGGCGCATAGTAGTCCTTCAGGCGCAGCATGATCTCACGCGCCTTAAACCCCTTCGGCAGACGCTCGGTGATGAAACCTTCGGATACCGGCTGGGCGGAGGCGAAGACCAGCGCTTCGGCTATACGCTCCGCTTCGATCTCCGCCTGCAGATTGCGGGAAACGTCTTCGCCTTCCCCATCTTCACCTTCAAAGTCCTCGTCCTGCGCGCCGATCAATCCGACTGCTCCTGTTCGACCACCTGCAGGGTGGCATGTTTCGGGCCGCGACGCATATAGATCGGCTGGAAGGCGCCATCCTGGCGGATCTCCAGCTTGCCCTCGCGCACCAGTTCCAGCGAGGCGGCAAAGGCGCTGGCAACGGCCGTGACGCGCTCGGCGGGGCTTGCAAGATACCGCAGCAGATATTGCTCGAGCGCCGTCCAGTCGACGATATCGCCGATCATCTGGGTCAGCAGTTCGCGGGCGTCGGTGAGTGACCAGACGTTGCGCCGCTCGATCGTCACCTGGGTGATCGCATGACGCTGTCGCAAGGCTGCGTAGGCGCTCAGAAGATCGTAGAGATTGGCCTCATAGGCCGATTGCTGGCGATGCGGGATATGTTCGGGCGCGCCGCGAGTGAAGATATCGCGACCGAGCCGGTTGCGGTTGACGAGGCCATCGGCCACCTGGCGCATCGCTTCCAACCGCTTCAGCCGGAAGGCGAGCGTTGCGGCCATTTCCTCACCCGAGGGGCCATCATCCTTCACCTGCTGCGGGATCAGCAGTCGCGATTTCAGATAGGCGAGCCAGGCCGCCATGACGAGATAATCGGCAGCAAGCTCGATGCGGATACGCCGCGCGCTTTCGACGAACTGCAGATATTGCTCGGCAAGAGCCAGGACCGAAATGCGCGACAGATCGACCTTCTGGTTGCGGGCGAGATAGAGCAAAAGGTCGAGCGGGCCTTCGAAGCCGGCGACATCGATCACCAGCGCCGGCTCATGAGTGGCGCGTTCGGCGCCATTCTCCTGCCACAGCTTGTCCATCGGCGTCGACGCCGCATGAGACCGCTCCGTGCCTTTGATCGTATTCACCCTACCCTGCCTTTCCGGCCCCTGCTCAAGCTGTCGCAAACA encodes the following:
- a CDS encoding segregation and condensation protein A, whose protein sequence is MNTIKGTERSHAASTPMDKLWQENGAERATHEPALVIDVAGFEGPLDLLLYLARNQKVDLSRISVLALAEQYLQFVESARRIRIELAADYLVMAAWLAYLKSRLLIPQQVKDDGPSGEEMAATLAFRLKRLEAMRQVADGLVNRNRLGRDIFTRGAPEHIPHRQQSAYEANLYDLLSAYAALRQRHAITQVTIERRNVWSLTDARELLTQMIGDIVDWTALEQYLLRYLASPAERVTAVASAFAASLELVREGKLEIRQDGAFQPIYMRRGPKHATLQVVEQEQSD
- a CDS encoding twin-arginine translocase TatA/TatE family subunit, whose amino-acid sequence is MGSFSMWHWLIVLAIVLLLFGRGKIPELMGDVAKGIKSFKKGMTDEDAPEAAKTVDHKADETK
- the scpB gene encoding SMC-Scp complex subunit ScpB, giving the protein MIGAQDEDFEGEDGEGEDVSRNLQAEIEAERIAEALVFASAQPVSEGFITERLPKGFKAREIMLRLKDYYAPRGVNLVQVDDAWAFRTAADLSFFIRRDENEVRKLSRAALEVLAIIAYHQPVTRAEIEDIRGVQTSRGTLDVLMEAGWVRFRGRRRTPGRPVTLGTTRDFLDHFGLEELRDLPGLEELKGAGLLSGRIPANFNIPSPLMNDELTEDEDPITQLDLEELGLLAPGGASEE